Proteins encoded by one window of Clostridia bacterium:
- a CDS encoding alcohol dehydrogenase catalytic domain-containing protein — translation MKAWVIDKPESITLQEIKENEIPANNVKIKITLASLSLTDAKAFKGDLIGGVQYPFIPGRHAVGIISEIDENNSFGLSRGQRVVIDPNIPCNNCYACKTHRPWECEKMKVMGFSSEGLIRDFACVPVSNVYQIPQQISDKEAQYVEYTSIAVKVFNELKVAEGEHIVIIGASILGIIMAQLALYYQAVPIILDPHQDKLDIATNLGIYYTINTSTADPNERIKQITGGRYCECSIYLANSNDKIQKAFDYASVGGRVAIVGWEYIAEIMNGNVSGILSKQLTVMGINNGQKQIPAAINMLAKKVVDVSPFKIKDIKFDEVDQGLKEYSQNLLRYHKIFIKI, via the coding sequence GTGAAAGCTTGGGTAATTGACAAGCCCGAATCTATAACATTGCAGGAAATCAAAGAAAACGAAATACCTGCCAATAATGTCAAAATCAAAATTACTCTTGCCAGTTTGTCTTTGACAGATGCAAAGGCATTTAAAGGGGATTTGATAGGCGGAGTACAATATCCTTTTATCCCTGGAAGACACGCCGTAGGCATTATAAGTGAAATTGACGAAAACAACTCTTTTGGATTATCACGCGGTCAACGTGTAGTCATTGACCCTAATATTCCATGCAATAATTGCTATGCATGCAAAACCCACAGACCTTGGGAATGTGAAAAAATGAAGGTAATGGGTTTTTCTTCAGAAGGCCTTATTAGAGATTTTGCATGTGTCCCTGTATCCAATGTCTATCAGATACCGCAACAGATTTCTGATAAAGAAGCTCAGTATGTTGAATACACTTCAATAGCAGTCAAGGTTTTTAACGAACTAAAAGTAGCTGAAGGCGAACATATTGTCATAATCGGCGCTAGCATTTTAGGCATTATTATGGCTCAGCTTGCCTTATATTATCAGGCTGTTCCCATTATCTTAGACCCTCACCAGGACAAGCTTGATATTGCGACCAATTTAGGCATTTATTACACTATTAATACAAGCACTGCAGACCCCAATGAGAGAATCAAACAAATAACAGGCGGAAGATATTGCGAGTGTTCGATTTATCTTGCAAATTCCAACGACAAGATTCAAAAGGCGTTTGATTATGCTTCGGTAGGCGGAAGAGTAGCGATAGTAGGCTGGGAATATATTGCTGAAATAATGAACGGTAACGTAAGCGGTATTTTGTCAAAACAGTTGACTGTTATGGGAATCAACAATGGACAAAAGCAAATTCCCGCTGCAATCAACATGCTTGCAAAAAAAGTCGTAGATGTATCACCGTTTAAAATCAAAGATATTAAATTTGACGAAGTAGATCAAGGTCTGAAGGAATACAGCCAAAACCTGCTTCGTTATCACAAGATCTTTATTAAAATATAG